In Zingiber officinale cultivar Zhangliang chromosome 1A, Zo_v1.1, whole genome shotgun sequence, a genomic segment contains:
- the LOC122002067 gene encoding uncharacterized protein LOC122002067 — protein METSSPVVVDAFSITNAYGLSVSAKAVARYSLSLSLSLSALDSVAPPAVVRTDIFRHASAPAALARRSMRRIRRRTHTEGGGEDDGFFGDGHDGPFGGGGDGGRGWNSGDSDPGWDGSGDSSSSDPAFDFIYEVVCWIAFSSCAHFAFKRMGRLLAPRGPSVC, from the coding sequence ATGGAGACTTCCTCCCCCGTCGTCGTTGACGCCTTCTCCATCACCAACGCTTATGGCCTCTCCGTCTCCGCCAAGGCGGTCGCCCGctactccctctccctctccctctccctctccgccCTCGACTCCGTCGCTCCGCCTGCCGTAGTCCGAACCGACATATTTCGCCATGCCTCCGCCCCGGCCGCCCTCGCCCGCCGCAGCATGCGCCGAATCAGGCGGAGGACTCACACAGAGGGTGGCGGCGAGGACGACGGCTTCTTCGGGGACGGCCACGATGGGCCTTTCGGCGGTGGAGGAGACGGAGGAAGAGGTTGGAATTCGGGAGATTCCGACCCTGGCTGGGACGGATCGGGCGATTCGTCTTCGTCGGATCCGGCGTTCGATTTTATTTATGAGGTTGTCTGCTGGATCGCCTTCTCCAGCTGCGCCCACTTCGCCTTTAAGAGGATGGGCCGGCTTCTGGCGCCGAGGGGGCCCTCGGTGTGCTGA
- the LOC122023173 gene encoding protein EMBRYO SAC DEVELOPMENT ARREST 30-like, with the protein MLHKSKIKLAALVGITFSVFSLLVHLFVANYTVGGFRQYKLQDDYPYPLGHKPRPRRLWGPVASLEVLHSYAKPRSSYPHVPNQQSGFIYAKIFGGFEKIRSSICDLAAIAKLLNATLVLPEIQQSVRSKGISPRFKSFSYLYDEEQFISALSEDVVIVKSLPADLKEARKKAKFPSVSPKPSASPNFYIRDVLPKFKKSKVIRILISDGGCLQAILPSSMDEYQRLRCRVAFHALQLRSEIQALGNRIVERLRATGSPYLSYHPGLMRDVLAFHGCAELFQDVHTELIQYTRKQLINQGVIVNDLVADSFAQKRNGSCPLMPKEVGLILRAMGYPANTIIYLAGSEIFGGQRILVPLRAMYMNLVDRTFLCSKKELSNLIGPEYPLPSNIPQLPLVKSEKQLIEEWKKVGPWPRPLPPPPARPFYQHEKEGWYGWVAETDTEPDPLPMDLRNQAHRLIWDALDYYVSVEADAFFPGFNNDGSGWPDFSSLVMGHRVYQTASGVTYRPNRQILAEWFSSVHDNLYHPPHNWTALVRDHLNRSLGVNGLIAEFESSKSVSFLSQPFPECFCRTSKSSVIPDHAMSNSLKSQYISEDECPEWMARGLAMAFSNAPASKDDDVEEDEFQEDDEAVTEAESDTGNRSDVNRSIEQDEEMDPDD; encoded by the exons ATGTTACACAAGAGCAAGATCAAGTTAGCTGCACTAGTGGGGATcacattttctgtattttctttgCTTGTGCATCTCTTTGTTGCAAATTACACGGTGGGGGGATTTAGACAGTACAAGTTACAAGATGACTATCCATATCCATTGGGACAT AAACCTCGGCCTCGAAGGTTATGGGGTCCCGTGGCCTCTTTGGAGGTCTTGCATTCATATGCCAAGCCGAGAAGTTCATACCCCCATG TTCCAAATCAGCAGAGTGGTTTCATATATGCAAAGATCTTTGGTGGATTCGAGAAGATAAGATCTTCG ATCTGTGACCTTGCTGCTATTGCAAAGCTCTTAAATGCAACACTTGTCCTTCCAGAGATCCAACAAAGTGTCCGATCGAAAGGCATCAG TCCAAGATTTAAGAGTTTTTCTTATCTTTACGATGAAGAGCAGTTCATATCAGCACTTTCAGAGGATGTTGTCATTGTGAAAAGTTTGCCAGCAGACTTGAAGGAGGCTAGGAAAAAGGCAAAATTTCCTTCAGTATCACCCAAACCCTCAGCTTCCCCAAACTTTTATATCAGAGATGTGTTgcctaaatttaaaaaatctaaggTTATTAGGATATTAATTTCTGATGGAGGATGCCTTCAG GCAATCCTTCCCTCAAGCATGGATGAATATCAGAGACTTAGATGCAGAGTTGCTTTCCATGCTCTTCAATTACGCTCAGAAATTCAGGCACTTGGTAACAGGATAGTAGAGAG GTTACGAGCAACTGGCAGTCCTTATCTATCTTATCACCCAGGACTTATGAGGGATGTTCTAGCATTCCATGGCTGCGCTGAACTTTTCCAG GATGTTCATACTGAACTTATCCAGTATACTAGGAAGCAGTTGATAAATCAAGGAGTGATTGTTAATGATCTTGTTGCTGATTCATTTGCTCAAAAACGAAATGGTTCATGTCCTCTCATGCCCAAAGAG GTTGGACTTATTCTTCGTGCAATGGGTTATCCTGCAAATACTATAATCTACTTGGCTGGTTCTGAGATATTTGGAGGGCAGAGGATTTTAGTTCCTTTACGAGCTATGTATATGAACTTAGTAGATCGTACTTTCTTGTGTAGTAAGAAAGAGTTGTCAAACTTGATTGGTCCTGAATATCCTCTCCCTTCAAATATTCCTCAGCTTCCTCTTGTGAAGAGTGAGAAACAACTTATTGAGGAGTGGAAAAAGGTTGGGCCCTGGCCACGACCTCTCCCTCCACCTCCCGCAAGGCCCTTTTATCAGCATGAAAAGGAGGGTTGGTATGGTTGGGTTGCAGAGACTGATACAGAGCCAGATCCTTTACCTATGGATTTGAGGAACCAAGCACACAGGTTAATCTGGGATGCACTTGATTATTATGTTTCTGTTGAAGCCGATGCATTTTTTCCTGGGTTTAACAATGATGGTAGTGGTTGGCCTGATTTTTCAAGTTTAGTGATGGGTCACCGAGTATACCAAACAGCATCCGGAGTAACCTATCGTCCTAATAG ACAAATACTTGCTGAGTGGTTCAGCTCTGTACATGATAATCTATATCATCCACCACATAATTGGACAGCATTGGTGCGGGATCATCTTAACAGGAGCTTGGGTGTGAATGGATTGATTGCAGAGTTTGAATCATCAAAATCTGTATCTTTTCTTTCACAACCTTTCCCAGAATGTTTTTGTAGAACTTCCAAATCTTCTGTTATCCCTGACCATGCCATGAGCAACAGTCTCAAGTCGCAATACATAAGTGAGGATGAATGCCCTGAATGGATGGCTCGTGGCCTAGCGATGGCCTTCTCTAATGCTCCTGCATCCAAAGATGATGATGTTGAGGAGGATGAGTTTCAAGAAGATGATGAGGCAGTGACTGAGGCTGAATCTGATACTGGGAATAGAAGTGATGTGAATAGATCCATCGAGCAAGATGAAGAGATGGATCCAGATGATTAA